The sequence GAATACAAAAATTGTTGCTGTTCTGATTATGTACATTGTCATGGTTTTGTTGAAGCAGTGCTGTGATTTTAATGGAGTGGATGTGTCTTGTCACTTGTGGAGGAAGCAGGGAGAGGTATACCATTTGTCACCTTGTCATGGAAGGGTTGTGAATAATGCTCAAGTGGGAGAAAGCCTAAAGACTTGTTGGAGGTGGGAGCAGTACAGGACAATGTCAGGAATAGGGCCAATAATTCTTTTCAGTCAGCAGGTGTTCAAGGGAACAAACTTGAAGTTCCCTGGAGATCTTTAATTGTTTTGTAATACAAAACAATTTCTCCTCCCTTGTTTGGCTTATTGTTGTTCCCAAGGGCTTGGTTAGTAGGTCATGCTGAAAAGTGGTTATGCTCAAAACATGTTTGTAAGAGATATTTGCGCATGTAATGAAGTGGATGTGTACAACCACtgcatttgttctttttttttttttagcaacaAGGTATTGGTCGGCCGAGTGTTTACCATGCAGTGGTGGTCATATTCCTGGAATTCTTTGCCTGGGGGCTCTTGACAACTCCAATGCTAGCAGTAAGTATTGTTCATCAGCTGTTGCCTTGGTATTGACAAATGTTAATTTGCTAATTTCTAGGGATTTTggatttaatttgctttatatTAATGCATATCTCATTACCTCAATTCCAGAAGTCtaagcagctgagagctggaCTGCTGAAAGACtagaagataaagaaaaataaattaattctgcTGTACTGCTCTTTAACTCTTATTTGCCTTTTAGACTAACACCAGTTTATCTATTGATTAAAGTATCTCTGGAAATTCTGGCTTTTTCAAGACTTCATAGTTTAGTTAATCTTCCTCTTGTAACAACTGAATAAACTATGCAACCCTTCATTAACTATGTATATTCCCATGGGCTGACTGTTTAGTCAGCCTGTAACTTCAAGTGCAAAGGCATTCATGTAAGAAATGGATTTCATAAGTATTTATTATGTTCTGGTTATTTTCTAGGTGAACAGATAATTTGAGTGTTTGGTAATAGGATATGAAGCATTTAATTTGAAGGCATGGATCTCGTTCATTTTAGTGGGGCCTGCCTGTGGGCAATTGCAGAAGGTCTGCCTCTACTTGTCCAGGTTTTCATTGCCTTATACTTGAGACCACTTTGAAAACATGGCAAAAAAAGTTTTGTATGATTgaaagagttaatttttttccttctccaaactCCAAGTAAGATGATGTACATAACTCTTGGAATGTATTTGCCTAACTTTTCTAAAGGCTGTTGCTGGACTTCGTAACATTACTTAGTAATAAAAGAAGTTCACATAAACAGTTGACACATTTTCATAAAGCTGTTGTCTCACAAAATGActgtcctctcatcctgtcttGCTGCTGTCAAAATATAGGGAAGCTTACTGGGTGGTCTTTcttgtatttcctttttctttgcttttttttcttaagcaaaGTGCTCAATTTCAACTTGTCCAAGTTTGGCACTTCTCATTTAAAAGGATAAATATGCAAATCATGATTCTTACAGATCTGTAAACCTCCACAAATTTTAATAGAACTGTGTATTCAATAGTTGCCCAGTAGTATACTCCAACTGGAATAGGTCCATAGTTGAAGGTAATCATCTTTATTTGTAGTCCGCTTTGTAAACACTGAATGGCTGCTGTGTGGTTTATATAATTTCAAGTCTGGTTTGATACTTTGCACCTGTCTTGTGATGTACCTCTGGTAGCTTACATTGGCCTGCTTATGAGCTAGCAGTACTAGATATAATGTAGAGAGTGATATCAGCAATGTTCAGCCTTTGATCTGCCAGCTGCCTACTTCTGCTCAAGCAggttccttccttccttcaggtAGGAAGGGCAGAAATGATAATGTCTGGCCTGTTGATCAAAGCTCATGGTTATTcaattttttgtggttttttccatgATTCTGTAGGTCATTGTCCACTTTTAGTCTAAGAAAATGTTGCATactatgaaaataaattgtttgaTGGCTGAGATTATTTaaagttaaattttaaattgctttttcacTTCTTTTGACATCTGTCAGCAAAACTGTACTGTTAGTTTCATGACACTATACttggagaagaaaagatttaaagtCTTTGTAAAGCACACAAAGGCTATTCTAGTCAAAGACTGCCCAGAGGTTAtggacatttttttttatttatggaCTTGTAACCGGTGTTAGTAAGTTACCATAAGCAATATTAATTACTTAATGACATGTTCTCtcttctatatatatatatatatatatattttgaatATGTATCTATTGGTAGAACTGAAATAAAGCAGTTCCCTCTACCAGTTTGTCAACTTCTCTTGTCTATAAAGTAACAAATTAATATCAAAAAACTTGAACTTAGTATCAGCAAGGGTTACCTCTCAGGAAAAAATACTAGAAAACAGCTCACAGGTAATTAGATTTGACTCTCTGAGTTTcctatttttgtttgttttgttttgtttttctttaactttGAAGGTATCTACTTTTAGATCTGTAATTTGAGTtctgatcttttttttcctcagttcaTAAAATCAGTGTTCTAACAGgtgaaaaattgttttaaataccTAATCAAAGAATGATGGCAGGAGGGAAAAGTGATGTAAATAAGGAGAATTATTTGACCAGTAATTAGTAAGAGAACCACCACTTTGATTAAACCTATGATTTGAGAATCTGAGTCTTCCTATAGAAATGATGCTAATACTTTTCAGTGACCCTTTCTCAGTATACATATAAGTAATTTTTGTAATTGGTGGCACTTAGCTATAAATATCAGGTGCAAATGAATGTGAGTTTTGTTTGAATCTGAATTTTTGTGCATATATGTTTTGAACatcacaataattttttttttttagtcaatGTGATAGCACCTGTGAGGCCCCTTAACTCTCTTGCATATTTATGGTAAATCTGTTTAGCATAGATTAACATTCTTGTCCTTGAATTAGGACTGCTGATAAAGCACCTTACATGAATTCGTAGCTGTATTTAAACACTCAGAACTCTTGCTGGTATTTGTAAGCATGTACTTACTAATTGGAAGTGTTTTTAACTGTATGGCTATTTAATAGCTGCTGTGTGTTCAGTTGTGAATATAGCACTATTTTTTCTGTGTCAATGTAATTTAGCAGAATCTCATTTTCACTCTTAAATATTGACAGTCATATTTTCActcttaaatattttcactCTTAAATATTGACAGTCAACCTTTTAAATGAAGCAGCTACATAAAAATTTTATAATTTGTACTGCCTGGAGATGGTTTTTGCTTACATTGATCCTCTTTTTGAGCAGTGTCCCAAACCAACTGTCTGTGCATTACAGTCTTTGCCAGCATAGGAACTTATGCTGATAAATACATATTAAATCTTGTTTACATTTTcttgtgaaaacaaaaaagaggtAGAAGATGCTTTGATTCTTGTTGTTccaggttttttggggttttttttttgtttggtttttttttttttgggataaGATCCTTTTTTTCTAACAAGTTCTCATAGAGCTATCCTGTTTTACAAATCAAGTTTAAACTTGGAATCAACTCTCTCCTGTCTCTCATAATTAAAatggtgcttttttttccccccttccttcAGGTCTTACATGAAACATTTCCCAGtcatacatttttaatgaatgGACTTATTCAAGGTGTTAAGGTAAGATGTTTTTTAAACCTCTGACCTAAGTATTCTGTGTGTTTGACTTGTCTCAACTACATTTTCCATAAGAACATAACAAAACACTGAGAATGTAGTTAATTCTTGAATCATTTTTTTACTGTAGTGGTTGTTTCTTGGGCTGAATTCAAGTTTTGCTGCGGAAGTGGCAGTATCTTGAGAGAAGTGGAATGTTTCTCAGAAATTTAAATTCCTTTCATTTGAATAGGTTCCACTTGTAGCTATTTGCAATTTTGATAAGGATCTGTCTGAAAATAAAGCTACGTTTTTGTTGTCTGCTTCCTAATGTTAAATGATTTATATCAGAGGAAACTGAATGCAATCATGATCATACCATTGAGATAGAAAATGAAGCATTTGATCATTGTGATTTTGTCTTAAAATGCTGCATAAGAGCTAATTTTCATCAGGTTTGTTTATTTCCTGGtcctatttttttaatcagatcTTGAACATTCTGTGATATTCAAGATATTCAGGGCAATTTATAGCTTACTTAGACCACTGCATTCCCACAGTGATTATGCTGAATTGTGGCCGCAAAAAAGCTTGCAAGAGTTTTATAGCATAACTAATGTAAAGTCTTATCTTTCATAACTCTTTTGCTGAGAGGCTGCAAAGCCCTTGCTCAAACTTATGACTAAGATAATTTGTAGcactcagaaattatttttctctatgTCAGGTAACAAATCTAAAGCACTGCTTTTAGCTGTAAGAACACAACATCCTTAGGATCAGCTTGCTGGTCTTGCTGTCTTTCATGGTGAGCTGGCGGAACACAGTGCACTTGGGATGTTTGTCTAAGACTGAAAGAGGAAGTTATCTTCTCATTGTTCTCATAGGCAAACAAAGCTCATGTTCCTCTTCCTGTTTTAAGTTTTTCTCTCGCTCTGCAATGTAACTATGTATTAAAAGTAGTAAATAGAGGGTTCCCCATAGATTTTGTGCCGAGCATGCCTGTAGAAAAGTGCTGTAATGTAATGAATAGGTCTAATAAACTGGAGATCAAAGGCTAGGGAGATCTTGTACTTCtgtgtcttttttctttaaaactttgTTTGTGAAACATTGGAAATGTTTTTGACAGCAAAACATGTTAGTTCATGTGGCACTGAAATCTGATTctaaggaacagaaaatgtaatttcaatTGAGTAAGACATGTAACTTTCCAAGGATCTGGTAGTCTGGCTTTACAGCTTTTGCTCTCAGTCTACTTActgaaaatgttgaaaatcAGGTTTGTTTGTAAGGATTTGACAGAGCAGTTTCTTAGTATAGCAAGTCTGTATGCATATGTTAAACTTGTGTGATTACATTTGAATAAGAGAGGTAAGCTAAAGTTAGCCGGAGTAGGCTTCCAGGGTATTAAGGTGCTTACAGAACCATGCATTTACTAATGTTTGGACTTAGGGCGCAATTGGATTGATAAATGAAGAATGTACTAATTAGGAGGAACTATTCCCCAATTAACAAACCTGTGAAATCCTTTCCTATTTTAATTCTCCTGTGTAATAAAATGGATATGAGGCCTAGATTCTAGGACTTCATGAAATTCTGGAAAAATCTAGTATTTGATGCttagttaattttttctgtttttactggACATGTGAGTCTGACCTTTACCACAGGAATCTCATTATGGTGTCGCATGATCTCAAGTTGCCAGGCCTGCTCAAATGATCTTAATAGTTCTTGCTATTTACAGATGTACTGTACAGGATGAATATGTAGTATAAAGCAGTAagtgtttaatttaatttaagcTGTTGAATTTGTTCAGAGAGCAGTTATGTTACCCAAAGCTCTCTCCTAGGACAGTCCAAATTAGAGGGCAACTTGGGTTTGAAATCTAGCACTGAGTCTCTTGATAGAGTTTAAGATAATGTCTTTTGTGGAACTAGACTGTATTTTGGAGATGTTAAAGATTTTGGAGTCTGTATTACTTCTATATTGAATCAAATGGTACTTGAAAAAACATATACTgtctcttttttcttgtttttaaaattcactcAAGTTTGATTTGAAACATAAAacctcagaatcacagaaaactAGACTACAGAACAAATCATGTCAATTTTCAGTTATCTATTTTATTCTCTTCTTATATTGTAAAATGAGCCTTGGAAATGTAGCTGCAGATGTActaattgtttttcttctgtctcaGGGTTTTTTGTCATTTCTCAGTGCTCCACTAATAGGTGCTCTCTCAGATGCTtggggaagaaaatattttcttcttcttacaGTTTTCTTCACCTGTGTCCCAATTCCATTAATGCGAATAAGCCCATGGTAAGTGGTACAAAGTCTTGTCAGGACAGCAGATATTCAGAGATGTCTGGGGAAATGGGAAGGGGACAAGAAGATAAGAAGAAAGCAGCTTTCCTTTCAAGACATAATTGCattattctttttctgttcaagATGTATTCAAACTGTGTGTCCTAAAAGTAGAAATAATGGAATATGAACTATATTCATACAAGTATAAAGCATTTCTTTCAAGGATTTGACAATCCCATCTAACTATTTTAAGACCAGctgttaattttttcccttaatgACTGACAGtaataaagtttttttaaagctaaatGAACCTTATCATTTATTTGCTAAAGAAATTGTAATTGTTGCTAGTGAGATCTTTTACCTGTTTGACTAGTACTTTGAAACCAAGTTAGTACTGCTCAGTTACGACTTTAGTTGCATTTACTGTAATTGGAAGAATTACAAAAGAATTTTGTTTACAGTCTGAATGCATTCAGAATTCAGGTTCCACAGTATTATATGTCTGATAGTTTATTCCTTAACTGGCTGATGAAATAACTTCTAAGATAGTTAATTTTTCGTAGCTTGAACTCGAGAGGGTAAAAATCTATGGGTACCATGTCCTCAAAGGACCACTTCTTCTTTTAGGCTGATGTATAGTAAACagaagaatataaaataatttaaatgctgTTTTCCAGTATTTAAGTGAGACTGTGCAGTCATTCATTCATCTCCAGTAAAGTTCTGTGTTAGTTTTCAAGGAACCCTCCTCCTAGACTTAAACACAAACTTGCTTATTAGTAAGATAAAAAGCAAGAGATCTTAGTTCAAATTTTCTAATTGttgcttttaaattattagGTGGTACTTCGCTATGATTTCAGTATGTGGAATATTTTCTGTTACCTTTTCTGTAATATTTGCCTATGTAGCTGATGTAACAGAAGAGCATAAAAGAACTACAGCCTACGGACTGGTAAGATATGCTCAGTTTGGGGTAAAAGGTCAGATTATGACCTTCATATTGAAGTTTTGATGTACAGATTGTTTCCCGATTAAAGAGTTTGATAAAGAAGTGTACCACAGTTCAGAACGCTGGATTAGTGTTCACACAGTGAACAGAGTGCTGCGTGCTCATGGGAGCAGAATTAAAATTTGACAACTTGCATACAGGGCATGTGTAAGAAAGAATGTCTTTAACTTTTGCAAACAGAACATTAAATGTTAAAGAAAATGCAAGTAATATAATTTAGCAATAGTTTTCCATCACCTCTAAGTTGCATATATAGTTCATATGACTTCTTTTTGGTATAAAATGGCCTTTTCTAATGTTGGAATGGTAAGAAGGAATGAAAATGcataaaacagtatttttaataacttaGATATGATCCTTCTTCATGATCAAAAGATGAGGAAAATAACTTGGTTAGTACAAACTAGTCCATTCAGAGGTAATATAATTCCTGCTTAGTGTGCTTTCCTAATATCCATATTACTTTACATTTTGGAGGTCTATTGATAGATGTCCTTAGCTTTTAAACTTCTTTTAGGCAGGCATTTAAATGTACTGACAACTTTTTCAGTGAAATCACTTCAAATTCctaattagaaaataaaataaaggttttAGTCTGTTTGAAGGTAAGAGCCATTTTCCTTTGAGCCAAACCTGATCTTGGAGTGCAAATCCTGTCTAGTATGGTGTGCTGTTGAGAAGGCAGTAGAGACTGTATTTGGGACCCATACTTATTGTTGTAAATATTATGtggtttatttacttttttgttgggtttgggttttttacttgAATTTCTACTTGGGTGTTTTTTCAATGACACTTCTAGAGAGGGGTGGTGAGCAAGTTACTTCCTTTTTCTGTAATGGGAGAGTAACCACTTTGATGGGTTTGTAAACTGTTGTGCATAGGTATCTGCCACCTTTGCGGCAAGTTTGGTGACTAGTCCTGCCATTGGAGCATACCTGTCTGCCAGCTACGGGGATAGTCTGGTTGTACTGGTGGCCACGTTGGTGGCTGTCATGGACATCTTTTTCATCCTGCTAGCTGTACCAGAATCTCTGCCGGAAAAAATAAGACCTGCTTCATGGGGATCTTCTATATCATGGGAACAGGCAGATCCTTTTGCAGTAAGATGCACTTCAATAAGTTGTTACTAAATATTTGGTGATTGATAAGTAATAATTATTCGTTTCAGTTTGTAAGCTTGAGAAGTCTCCAGCCTTACTGGTAGCTTGACTGTTGGGTATGCCGTAGTTTCCGTTCTCTGTTCTTGCCCATAAAGATctaactgcatttaaaaatcaaaatcaaaccaaacttTGTGGATGAAATAATTCTAGATTTGAAAATAATGTTTGGTGTGAAATCCAATGGTACAATACTTTAACTTTCTAACTTAGGTGCTCTACTTTATTGCgaacagaaatgctgaattcTTATGCACcaatattttaagtttttacATACTCACTTTATGACTGTACTTTTGGCAGTATCTCTCTGCACTCTTGATTTCCACTTTTGGTTATGTATGATTTATTTCTAATAGAGATTGGATCTATAAAGCCTGATCTTTTTGTAGGCATATATAGGAAGGGCTAAAACATACCATGCAGTCTTTGTAGTGACTTCACTCACCCACACGTACTCAgttattttatgttttcattaCACCTTGATATCTTAAGAAAGGAAgaagtgatttttcttctcaagATCTGTCCTGCTGGGAACTGGTTGTGAATATTGAGAGATGAATGGCATGCTCGAAAGACTGCAGTTACAGAATTTGTTTTCCGCAATTTATTTGTTCcttaaagtaattaattataattataattggTGAACAAGTGTAAGAAATGTATATTATTTGCTAGTAtctttcaaaacaaataattaCTGTGGAGGTCCATTAGAAGACATTAGTTATTAAAATTATGTAATGCTGTTTTTGGGGAGTAGTTTTGACTTGGTACTGAACAGTAGCTACAAAAATCTCGATGGAAACTTTACTGAAGAATTGAGTTCCCCAAACTGTATATAAAGAGATTGTTTGTGACTTAATGTTCAGCAGCTTAACAGAGTCCATGTGTAATTGTTTTGATGTATATGCATGCAAAAAAAGGGAATATACCTTCTTTCTTTACACTTTCATAGGCTTTGTACTATGTTTTAATACCTGCcttgttcttttgttttacaGTCTCTGAAAAAGGTTAGAAAAGACCCTACAGTTCTCCCAATCTGCATTACAGTGTTATTCTCATATCTGCCTGAGGCTGGCCAGTATTCTAGTTTCTTTCTGTACTTGAGACAGGTAAATGTTGATCTCTTCGCATCTTACTAAGGATGTTTAAATAAGTATTCCCTATGACTTCTTTGTTGTGATAGGCTTTGCTTAGAGGCCTGCTTTCTGCCAAAAAGTAAAACTTTAAGATTAAAAGCCGGGTGATTTGCTAAGCCAAAAACTGAGTAACACTTGACTCCTGATGCATAAACCCTGCAGTATTTTAAGCACGTGTTTACCTTAAGCAGGCCTTTGTTCTCATTTAGTACAGCAGTTTCTGAGTCTGTCTTGAAGTGGGATCTTGCCTGTCAAAGAccagctgtgttttggggagGGATAGAGAACTTTAGTTTCCAGATCTATGACttcttttgtctcctttttttaaggcagttttttttttcccctttataaTTTTCTTGGCAAAGAGTCAAGTTAGGGATCATTCTTGAAAGTGGACACTTCCTGAATGGATCCTGTATAAATCTAGAGTATAAGCAGGGATGAGTGTTTTCATTGAAAAGATATTCCCTGCTACTAATTGTCCTGGATTGTGTTTGGCATTTGTTTCACACAATTTCTGCTTCTCTACAGGTTATAGGCTTTGGATCTGTTAGCATTGCGGCATTTATAGCTGTGGTGGGCATTCTGTCCATAATAGCTCAGGTAAGCTCTGTTTCTTAATGCTCCATTTAAGCTCATCTAAAAACTTTTTACCTGCTCTAATGTCAGCGTATCTTGCATTCACTAAATGTTGTATTCGTGATACAGTCCATGTAAATTTCTTACTTTGTATAAGCTTTCCTTAGTAATACTGGATCTGGATATCAGAAAGATAAAATTTGCTTGACTTGGATCAGTAAATTCATTGGAACTCTgacttaaaattattaaaacaatACAGGAAATTTGTTACTAAATGCAAGGCATTCTGAAAGGGAAGTgccttattttaaataaaagtcaTGCTACTTGCACCTGCTCAGTTGGTTTGTGCTATCAAACTTGCATACAGGCAGTCTTTCCAGGGTGACTTAGGCTCCGCTTGGAGGCTGAGGAGCTGTGAGGCCTTGTTATCTTCTTGTCATATTTCTTAACTGGCGACAGTGAGCTGATTTTTCAACAAATCCTTTATGTCTTTTGTAAATCCAGGTTTTTATTATGCGATCTTTGTTATCTTTATGGATGCAGTTTGTCTTCCTGTTCTGATGACAAGAGGAGGAATGGCATATAGAGTATGTTGTACCCTTGCTGCCATTCTTAGCTGAACGAAGGTCTTACTGTTTTGATGTAAACAACACATTCATCAATGTTTACCAGTTTTCCTAGTGTCAGTTGTGGCCTTCCTTAGCAattcaagaaattattttaatctttgtGCTGTGGTTTTTTCTGAGGCTATTGTGTGCACTCACATCTGCCAGTCATACTTTATGCTGACcagtatttttctaaaaatctttAAGATGGTTTTCCTTCTGGTTTATAATTTTCAGTGttaaaatgaggaaaatctTTTGATTTTTGAGCTTTTTGAAGAGTACAGCTTAGTAATCTAGGCTTATTGACATAATCTTTGCTTCATAAATACTGATTTGTGTTGGCATGTTGGGTAAGAAAGAACTGAGGGTagaattactgtattttttctaTGTAGCATTCAAACTAGAAATGAGAAACAAGAAAGCTAGGGTGAGTAGTTGTCCTTGGCTGGATGACAAATACCCACCAAGCTGCTCCAGCACTCCCCTTTCCAGAcagacagggaagaaaaattaaggTAAAAAACAACTCTTAGGAGATAACTTTTGCTTTAATAAGCTACCTTTAGGTGCacaaacaggggggaaaaaagcgTTTATTTTCTGCCTCCCATGAGCTAGCAGTGTTGAGCCACTTCCTGGGAAGCAGGACTTCCACACACGTAGCAGTTGCCCTGAAAAGTAAACATCATAAATAACAAATGCCccattcctcctccttttctaGCTTTTGTATCTGAGCTGATACCGTATGGGATGAGTTATCCCTTTTGTCAGTTTGGG is a genomic window of Ammospiza nelsoni isolate bAmmNel1 chromosome Z, bAmmNel1.pri, whole genome shotgun sequence containing:
- the MFSD14B gene encoding hippocampus abundant transcript-like protein 1, with the translated sequence MSPEPEPEPPPARDRAAKKEEEEPPPPASSSQLPSWEGGDGARWGGCIMLGKRVGLTAGGGGAQQGIGRPSVYHAVVVIFLEFFAWGLLTTPMLAVLHETFPSHTFLMNGLIQGVKGFLSFLSAPLIGALSDAWGRKYFLLLTVFFTCVPIPLMRISPWWYFAMISVCGIFSVTFSVIFAYVADVTEEHKRTTAYGLVSATFAASLVTSPAIGAYLSASYGDSLVVLVATLVAVMDIFFILLAVPESLPEKIRPASWGSSISWEQADPFASLKKVRKDPTVLPICITVLFSYLPEAGQYSSFFLYLRQVIGFGSVSIAAFIAVVGILSIIAQTLFLSILMRTIGNKNTVLLGLGFQIFQLTWYGFGSQSWMMWAAGAVAAMSSITFPAISALVSRNAEADQQGVVQGIITGVRGLCNGLGPALYGLIFFVFHVEFNEFLPDNTSETETQQNPSNKRAIVPGPAFLIGACIVLLAFLVALFIPENKASSTKKHSNSISSSQSNNLDQSNEEDIEPLLQDSTV